The bacterium genome includes the window GCCGGATGGATTCGTTCCGCCCTCCCGGCGATTCACCCCGCTCGAATATCACAATATCACCCAGGCCGTGAGGCTGCATCCCAAAGCGATCATCATCAATCTGCCCAGCAACGACGCTGCCAACTACTTCTCGATCGCCGAACAGATTGCGAACTTTGATACCCTCGCCGGCTATGCCAGCCGTTATCAAATTCCTTTCTGGTTCTCAACCACCCAGCCGCGCAATTTCCGCGACCCTCGCCAACGCGATGCCCTTAAAGTCATGCGGGACTCGATTCTCAGCCGTTATTCCAACGGGATCTGGACCCATGCCCTCGATTTCTGGAGCGGCCTGGCGGACAGCACCGGCAACATCCTCCCTGCCTATGACTGCGGCGATCACATTCACTTGAACAACGCCGGTCACCATCTGCTGTTTGAGCGGGTGGTCCACGCTCACGTCCTGCTCTATACACCGATCCATCCACGCGCAGGCGCGCCGCTGGCAGAGTTCAGGCTCTATCCCAACTTTCCCAATCCCTTCAACACGACCACGATCCTGCGGTTTGAGCTGGCGAGGGAGGGTCCACTACGGGTGACGGTGCTTGACCTCACCGGGCGGGAAGTGACGCGGCTCTGCGACGGTCCCATATGCGCCGGGCCGCACGACCTCATTTGGAAGGCCGCCGGCTGCCCCAGCGGACTCTATCTGGTCTGGTTTCAAAGCCGCGACGTGAACCGGATGCAGAGCATCACCCTGGTGAGGTAGCGAAACCGGCCCCGCAGTACAAAAGTCTTTTGCTTTCCTGCCGGGATTTTTGTATACTTTTGCAGGAGGAGTCTATGAAAAAATCGACCTACCATTCCATGGAACTGATTTCCTCGCTTAACCGCCGGGAAATGCTCAAACTGGGCGCGGGGGTGGGCTTGCTGCTCGGGACACCTGCAGCCTGGGCACAGGAGGCACAAAAGCCTCAGCCGCCGGCCAGGCCCAGGACCAATATCGATGAGGCGCTTAAAATTCCGAAAACAGCGCGCTCCCTGCCAGGACCCTTTCCCGGCTACGTGGTGCAGGTGACCGACGACGCCGCCGCCCGGGCAAGCCGCGTCCAGCCGGAGGCTGTCACGGCCATGTTCGAAAAGGGGCTGCAACAGCTGACCGGCACCACGATGAAAAAAGCCTTCAAGCTCTTTTTCAGCAAAAAGGATATCGTGGGCATTAAGGTCAATCCGGTCGGACCGGGCGTCATCGCCACCCATCTCGAGCTGGTCGATGCCGTCATTGCCTGGCTGACCGGCTGCGGCCTCAAACGGGATCAAATTGTCATCTGGGACCGGTTCGATTATATGCTCAGGGATGCGGGTTTTACCGCAGAGCGTTTCCCGGGGATCGCCATCGAAGGATTACAGACCATGGACGAGGCCGCCGCCGAAGGCAAGAGCGATAACAGCCGCTGGCTGAAAGCCGATGGTACCCATGTCAGCGCCGGTAATTACGATCAGGCGGTCTATTACTGGGCCGATGTGGAGGGCGACAAGGCGGAAGCCTATCTCAACCAGCACGTATTCAACGGCCAGTACTCCTATTTCGGCAAGCTGGTGACCCAAAGGCTGACCCGGATCATCAACCTCCCCGTCTTTAAAAACACCGGTAATGGCGTCTCGATGGCCACGAAAAACCTCGGTTATGCCGCCATCTGCAACACTGCGCGCCTCCACCGGCCCCTCTTCTTCGACGTCTGCACCGAGGTGCTCGCTTTTCCGGCCATCCGCGATAAGCTGGCCCTCAACATCACCGATGGTTTGCGCGGCCAGTATGACGGCGGCCCGGACGGCGCCGCCCAGTTCACCTGGGACTACAATACCCTCTTTTTCGCCACCGATCCCTTCGCCCTTGACATGGTCTGTCACAACCTGCTGGTGGCAAAGCGCAAGCAGATGAATGTCAAGGTCAACGAACATCCCCGCTTCACCGAGTACCTTCGCTATGCCGAAAAGCTGGGACTGGGCGTGGCCTCGCCGGAGAAAATCACCCATGTCGTTGTCTGATCCTCCACGGCCCGCGAACCGGCGCCGGACCGGGCAACACGGGCTGATTGTGGTACTACTCGCGGCGGTATGGCTCTGCACCGCCGTCCCCGGTTTGACGCAAAGTCAAAAGCCCGCTGCGCCCGCCGCTGGCCTCCCCGGCGCGGCGTTTTTTCCGGGATGGGGTCCCTGCGGTGCAACCCGCACCTATGTCGCGCAAAATCTCTACGGCTACATCGATGGCGGAGCTGAACTCTTCCTGGAATTCGGCTTTGCCGGACTGACCGTCCAGCGTTACTGCCGCGGCGAGGCGGAGCTCACCCTCGATCTCTACCGTATGGCATCGCCGGATGCCGCCCTCGGCATCTATCTGGCGCGCAAGGGCGTGGAACAGCCGGTTGCAGGGATAGAGTGCCGCAACACCGGCAGCGTATGGCAGATTGCCGCCCTCAGGGGGCGCTATTACATTCAGATCACCAATCTGAGTGGCGTGGAGCATGTGCTGCCGGTCATGGTCGCCTTGCTGCAAAAAGTGCTGGTCACGCTTCCCGACGAACCGGCCCGCGACTGGTTGGCCGCCATGCCTGCAGAGCGCATCCCCGGCTCCGAACTGCTGATCGCCGGGCCCTATAGCCTGCAGCCGCTTTGTACTCTAGGCGAAGGGGATGTGCTGCAGCTCGGCGGCCGGGTGATGGGGGTCGCGGTTGAACGGCCCGGCAGGGATGGCCAGCGGGAAACCTGCCTGCGCTTCTTCTATCCCGACTCCGCCGCCGCCCGTTCCGCATTTACCTATACCGCCACCCACCTCGATCCCTATCTCAGCCCGGTGCATTCGGCCGGAGACACCCTGCTCTTCAGGGATTTCCAGCAGGAATATGGCCGTATCACCTGCAACGGCAGCACCATCCAGATCGAGCTTCATCTCCCGCAACCCTGATAGACCAGGAAGGATCTGCCATGTTCAGAAATACCATCTTTTTCTCCACCCTGATGCTTTGTGCGGTTTCCGCTGTGCTCCACGCGGGCACGGCGATCATCGCCCACCGCGGCGCCTCCGGCCTCGCTCCCGAGAACACCATGGCTGCCTATGCCAAAGCCGTTGAAATCGGCGCCGATTGTTTCGAACTGGACGTCTGGCTCTCCAGCGACGATTCGCTCATGCTGATGCACGACGAAGCGGTCGCGCGCACCACCGGCGCCGGCGGGACCATCCCGACCATGACCTACCAGCAACTGCGTGCCCTCGACGCTGGCTCCTGGTTCAGTCCCCTGTTTGCCGGCGAGAAGATTCCGACTCTGGCTGAAGCCCTGGACCTGGCTCTGCGCGCCTCTTACCGCGTCGGTGTGGTCATCGAGATCAAGAGCACCGCACCCACGGTGGTCGAAAAGGTCGTGGCCGCTGTCCAGCAGCGCGGCTTGCAGGACCGGGTGATAATCAGCAGCTTCAATTTCAGCCATCTCAGCCGGTCCAAGCAACTCGATCCCTCCATCCCGGTTCAGCTCTTCGGCACCATCGCTCTGGCGCAGATCAAGCAGGTCGCGAGTATCGGCGGAGAATGGGTCGGGACCGATGGCGCCATTACCACGGCCCTGCTCGATTCGGCCCACGCCCGCGGCGTCAAGATGAATAAATGGACTGTCAACAGCGCCTCCGAAATGCTCCCCCTGATCAAGCTGGGGGCGGATGCCTTCACCACCAATTTTCCCGACATCGCCAGAGCCCTGCTCGATACCACCCCCCCGGGGGAGGTGGTGCTCCTACCTCCGGTAGTCGACGAAACCCGTATCGGCCTGAGCTGGCTGCCGGCGGAGGATCCGGAGAGCCCTTCCATAACCTACGAAATCTATCGCGACACGCGGGCCCAGCCCGAAATTCTGCTGGCGACCGTGATCGATACCACCGCCTATATCGATGATACCCGCCTCGAATCGACACAGTTCTTTTACCGCATCCGGGCCAAGAATACCGCCGGACTCTACAGCCTCACGTACAGCAATGAGGCACAGGCGACCACCGCCCCGGACCTGCGCCCGCCGCAGGTCACGGCAGTCCGCGCTTACGGCCGGCCCGATCATCTGGTGATCCGCTTCAACGAGCGGGTGGAGGGAGAGAGCGCCCAGGCCGCCGCCAACTACCGGATCGAACCCGGAGTGACCGTCACCAGCGCGCGCCTCGCCCTCGACTCGCTCTCGGTCATGCTCACTACCTCGCCCCTGCCCGAAAAAAGCCCCTGCACCCTGACGGTCACCGGCGTCAAAGATCAGGCTCTCCATCCCAACCCTATCGTCGAACCCGAAACCGCGGACTTTAATTATTGGCCGTACCGGCCCGGCCTGGTCGCCGCCTGGGATTTTGATGAAGAGGCGGGAACCACCTTGCCCGACTACTCCGGCAATGCCAACCACGGCACCCTGCAAAACGGGATCTCCTGGTCGGGTGGCCACACCGGCAACGGCCTCCTCTTCGACGGCGTCGACGATTTTATCCTGGTGCCGGCCTCCCCTTCCCTCGACATCAATACCCCGGCCGTCACCCTCTCGCTCTGGACCTGGATGGCCTACACACCCAACAACCTCCGCGGCGCCTATGGCCCGCTCTACGACTCGGAAAGCGATACCTATGTCCTCTACGAGGACAAGGGCATCCACGAACTCCGCTTCAAGGTGACCACTAATGTCAGTGCGGAGCGGCCCGGGATTCGCGATGCAGATCTCACCGCCGGCGAATGGATCCACCTGGTTGGCGTTTACGACGGCACCAGGGCGATGATCTACCTCAACGGTGAACTCAAGGACAGTCATAACCTGACCGGCACCGTCAAAGCGGGCCAGATTGCCACCATCGGCAAGACCGGCGGCGTCTACTTCAAGGGCAGGATCGACGATATCCAGATCTACAATCGGGCCCTCAGCGCCGAAGAGATCCTCTTCCTCTACGACGGCCGCCAGATCACCAGCTCGGCCGGCTACCATCCGCTCCAGCCGGAGGCATTCGGACTGTCGCAGAACTATCCCAACCCCTTCAATGCCTCGACCACCCTGAACTATTTGCTGCCCTGCCGGGAGATCGTCGATCTGGCGGTCTATGACCTGCTCGGCCGCCGAATCGCCAGCCTGGTGCAGGGCCTCCAGGGGCCGGGCCCCGGTCGGACCACCTGGGATGGACTGGACGAGCACGGCCTCCCCGCAGCCAGTGGCCTCTATTTATGCAAGCTGAGCAGCGGGAGAAAAACGGCCACCCGCGCGATGCTGCTCCTCAAATAAGAGTAAATCCTCACTTCCCTGATCACGGCCCCGCATTTTGCCGGCCGGCCGCTGTCAGCCCGTGTCGGACGTCCGGGAGGAAGGCCTCCCCCCGACCCCAGGCTGCCCGCGGCCGGCTTCAACCCGCTTTACCCTTGTACCCTCTTTCCACCTTCTCTGATAAAAAAAATGTCCGGCATTGAAAATTATCTTGCAATTTCCGCGAATTATGCGTACAATTCGAAAGCAATAGTAATCATAAATAACCATTCGTAATGCCGCATTTCTCTCATTGAAATCAAACGAAAGATCGCCAAAAAATGGCGTCCAGACCCAGTGGCACCCTGCTGCTTGCCGAGGAACGGCGCGACCGGATTGAAGAGATCCTCAAAGTTCAAAACCGCATCCTTGTGGCGGAAATGGCCGAACTGATGGAAACCTCCGAAGTCACGATTCGCAAGGATCTGCAAGTGCTCGAACGCCGCGGCGTTCTGAAGCGGGTCCACCGCGGCGCCATCCTCGTCCATAATCCGACCGTCATCGACCTGGCCCTTCTCGAGAAAGAGCACATTCATACGCGCGAAAAGGACAGGATCGCCTGCAAGGCGGCCGAGCTCATCCGCGACGGCGAGGTGATCATCCTCGATTCGGGCTCGACGACCACCGCCATCGCTCGGGCCCTCAAGGCGCGGACGGGGCTGACGATCATTACCAACGCGATCAATATCGCTTTTGAGCTGGCTGCGAGTAAAAATCAGGTCATCCTCATCGGCGGTGTGGT containing:
- a CDS encoding SGNH/GDSL hydrolase family protein — protein: MRKADEKNLNRGIAILILLILAGGRGSASGRPPAGMNAGSGDVHRASGCSTEKEVVVVLGSSTAAGVGAVPADSAWVNRYRSYLQYYTPDLDVINLAVGGITTYQIMPDGFVPPSRRFTPLEYHNITQAVRLHPKAIIINLPSNDAANYFSIAEQIANFDTLAGYASRYQIPFWFSTTQPRNFRDPRQRDALKVMRDSILSRYSNGIWTHALDFWSGLADSTGNILPAYDCGDHIHLNNAGHHLLFERVVHAHVLLYTPIHPRAGAPLAEFRLYPNFPNPFNTTTILRFELAREGPLRVTVLDLTGREVTRLCDGPICAGPHDLIWKAAGCPSGLYLVWFQSRDVNRMQSITLVR
- a CDS encoding DUF362 domain-containing protein produces the protein MKKSTYHSMELISSLNRREMLKLGAGVGLLLGTPAAWAQEAQKPQPPARPRTNIDEALKIPKTARSLPGPFPGYVVQVTDDAAARASRVQPEAVTAMFEKGLQQLTGTTMKKAFKLFFSKKDIVGIKVNPVGPGVIATHLELVDAVIAWLTGCGLKRDQIVIWDRFDYMLRDAGFTAERFPGIAIEGLQTMDEAAAEGKSDNSRWLKADGTHVSAGNYDQAVYYWADVEGDKAEAYLNQHVFNGQYSYFGKLVTQRLTRIINLPVFKNTGNGVSMATKNLGYAAICNTARLHRPLFFDVCTEVLAFPAIRDKLALNITDGLRGQYDGGPDGAAQFTWDYNTLFFATDPFALDMVCHNLLVAKRKQMNVKVNEHPRFTEYLRYAEKLGLGVASPEKITHVVV
- a CDS encoding glycerophosphodiester phosphodiesterase family protein; translation: MFRNTIFFSTLMLCAVSAVLHAGTAIIAHRGASGLAPENTMAAYAKAVEIGADCFELDVWLSSDDSLMLMHDEAVARTTGAGGTIPTMTYQQLRALDAGSWFSPLFAGEKIPTLAEALDLALRASYRVGVVIEIKSTAPTVVEKVVAAVQQRGLQDRVIISSFNFSHLSRSKQLDPSIPVQLFGTIALAQIKQVASIGGEWVGTDGAITTALLDSAHARGVKMNKWTVNSASEMLPLIKLGADAFTTNFPDIARALLDTTPPGEVVLLPPVVDETRIGLSWLPAEDPESPSITYEIYRDTRAQPEILLATVIDTTAYIDDTRLESTQFFYRIRAKNTAGLYSLTYSNEAQATTAPDLRPPQVTAVRAYGRPDHLVIRFNERVEGESAQAAANYRIEPGVTVTSARLALDSLSVMLTTSPLPEKSPCTLTVTGVKDQALHPNPIVEPETADFNYWPYRPGLVAAWDFDEEAGTTLPDYSGNANHGTLQNGISWSGGHTGNGLLFDGVDDFILVPASPSLDINTPAVTLSLWTWMAYTPNNLRGAYGPLYDSESDTYVLYEDKGIHELRFKVTTNVSAERPGIRDADLTAGEWIHLVGVYDGTRAMIYLNGELKDSHNLTGTVKAGQIATIGKTGGVYFKGRIDDIQIYNRALSAEEILFLYDGRQITSSAGYHPLQPEAFGLSQNYPNPFNASTTLNYLLPCREIVDLAVYDLLGRRIASLVQGLQGPGPGRTTWDGLDEHGLPAASGLYLCKLSSGRKTATRAMLLLK
- a CDS encoding DeoR/GlpR family DNA-binding transcription regulator — encoded protein: MASRPSGTLLLAEERRDRIEEILKVQNRILVAEMAELMETSEVTIRKDLQVLERRGVLKRVHRGAILVHNPTVIDLALLEKEHIHTREKDRIACKAAELIRDGEVIILDSGSTTTAIARALKARTGLTIITNAINIAFELAASKNQVILIGGVVRENSFSLVGPLSEEALRSLTADKLFLGVDGIHCEYGLTTPNLQEATINRMMLHSATDVYVVADSSKIGRRSLGVIAEVRAAHHLITDGQIKASDRQSLQERGIEVIIV